A genomic region of Eucalyptus grandis isolate ANBG69807.140 chromosome 5, ASM1654582v1, whole genome shotgun sequence contains the following coding sequences:
- the LOC104446699 gene encoding TMV resistance protein N gives MASSSNLKKNYDVFLSFRGIDLRKNFVGHLYTALDQKGVYTFIDSEELRKGDQISAALMKAIEESRIAIIIFSEDYASSSWCLEEAAKIMECKEQGDLKVFPVFYKVEPREVRTPRESYDKAMEKHEFKFGKDSEKVKRWKKALFDAGGLSGWPLNEGNESELIQEIVKKILTYLAQTSLHVAKHPVGIDSRVAELKSMLNLKSHEDVVMVGLWGQGGIGKTTLSKALYNAIFRQFDGSCFLANVREASKNSKDLVLLQEKLLYEILSLQQKLELPSVDRGIILIQRRLRHKKVLLILDDVDDLRQLEALAGGRNWFGNGSRIIVTTRDKHLLTCYGIDQDHVYEVKPLSYNEARELLSNHAFLTLQELEIRTNLVYSVLNCAGGLPLALEVLGSCLRGKREDVWESTLKKISRIPNNTINGVLKISYDGLEENEKEIFLDIACFFKGEDSDYIMKVLDSCDLETTAGFDILIERSLISIDYGRLQMHDLIQSMGMDIVRQECRNDPGRRSRLWLYDDVVDVLSHDMVRLANMLKILLLIFHSNY, from the exons ATGGCTTCTTCGTCGAACCTCAAGAAGAATTACGATGTCTTCCTGAGCTTCAGAGGCATAGATCTGCGCAAGAATTTCGTTGGTCATCTCTACACAGCTTTAGACCAAAAGGGGGTATACACTTTCATTGATAGTGAGGAACTGAGGAAGGGAGACCAAATATCGGCGGCACTTATGAAGGCGATCGAGGAATCACGCATCGCGATAATCATTTTCTCCGAGGATTATGCTTCCTCATCATGGTGTTTGGAAGAGGCAGCAAAaatcatggagtgcaaggagcaaGGAGACCTCAAAGTCTTTCCggtgttttacaaagtggaacctaGGGAAGTAAGAACACCAAGAGAGAGTTACGATAAAGCTATGGAAAAGCATGAATTCAAGTTTGGGAAAGATtcggagaaagtgaagagatggaagaaagcTCTTTTTGATGCTGGTGGCTTGTCTGGGTGGCCTTTGAATGAGGG AAACGAGTCAGAGCTTATACAAGAAATTGTGAAGAAGATCTTAACTTACCTAGCCCAAACATCTTTGCATGTTGCTAAGCATCCTGTTGGGATAGATTCCCGAGTGGCTGAGCTGAAATCAATGTTAAACCTTAAGTCTCATGAGGATGTTGTCATGGTGGGATTATGGGGACAAGGAGGCATTGGGAAGACAACTTTATCAAAAGCTCTTTACAATGCTATTTTTAGACAATTTGATGGTTCATGTTTCCTAGCAAATGTTCGAGAagcttcaaaaaattcaaaggatTTAGTTCTattgcaagaaaaattactaTATGAGATTTTATCATTgcaacaaaaattagaattgcCCAGTGTCGATAGAGGTATTATTCTAATTCAACGTCGACTTCGTCACAAAAAAGTTCTCCTcattcttgatgatgtggatgacttGCGCCAGTTAGAAGCTTTAGCAGGAGGACGCAATTGGTTTGGTAATGGAAGTAGGATCATTGTTACTACAAGAGATAAACATTTGCTAACTTGTTATGGAATTGATCAAGATCATGTGTATGAAGTTAAACCACTGAGTTACAATGAAGCTCGTGAGCTGCTTAGCAATCATGCTTTTCTGACACTCCAAGAATTAGAAATCAGGACAAATTTGGTGTATAGTGTTCTGAATTGTGCTGGAGGGcttcctttagcacttgagGTTCTCGGTTCCTGCTTACGTGGTAAAAGAGAAGATGTATGGGAAAGTACACTGAAGAAAATTTCTAGGATTCCCAACAATACCATTAATGGTGTTCTCAAAATAAGTTACGATGGActagaggaaaatgaaaaagagatttttctcgACATTGCCTGCTTTTTTAAGGGGGAGGATAGTGACTACATAATGAAAGTCCTCGATAGTTGCGATCTTGAGACAACCGCAGGATTCGATATACTTATTGAGAGGTCCTTGATAAGCATTGACTATGGAAGACtacaaatgcatgacttgattcaatCAATGGGTATGGATATTGTGAGACAAGAATGTCGCAATGATCCTGGGAGACGCAGCAGACTATGGTTGTATGATGATGTTGTCGATGTTCTTTCACATGATATGGTAAGACTTGCAAATATGCTCAAAATACTACTCCTTATTTTTCACTCTAATTACTAA
- the LOC104447003 gene encoding probable disease resistance protein RPP1 → MHNVKALYVQGDCAVEAIVLEPPKLKELPELELKELPELELKELSIHPNAFPKMRKLRLLILRNVHISFHGPICLPNELRWMEFAGSGPWIPKFPSGQKKLVSIDMRKGSITEVVKHFKDFQQLRYIKLCDCESLISTPNISCTPNLEELKLRNCKNLVEAHESIAYHDKLQVLHFKWCPELCVFPNVLKSKNLRDLKLSNCPKLERFPDILDELRGLKKLSIRHTSLKELPTSIKNLVSLEKIHLDMGKNPISRPSNNYKLQKLQWFKSFLCQIMFPNLWNSADPCMKIGLPNSNVSDLLNCNLSQVEFLEDLSCFPLLKILILSGNNITSLSTSIKRDCLSTSSISKDFKQLTYVELSGLQLAGYYAQPLMCSKSQKIETQELQKLGRSPRVDCKS, encoded by the exons ATGCATAATGTAAAAGCCTTGTATGTACAGGGAGATTGTGCTGTAGAAGCCATTGTGTTGGAGCCACCTAAGCTGAAAGAGCTACCTGAGCTGGAGCTGAAAGAGCTACCTGAGCTGGAGCTGAAAGAGCTAAGTATCCATCCTAATGCttttccaaaaatgagaaagttGAGATTGCTCATCCTACGCAATGTTCATATTTCTTTCCATGGCCCTATATGTCTTCCTAATGAGCTAAGATGGATGGAATTTGCTGGAAGTGGTCCTTGGATTCCAAAATTTCCTTCTGGTCAAAAGAAATTAGTAAGTATTGATATGAGGAAAGGCAGTATCACAGAAGTCGTAAAACACTTTAAG gaCTTCCAACAATTGAGGTACATTAAATTATGTGATTGCGAGTCGCTCATTAGTACACCCAACATCTCATGTACTCCAAATCTCGAAGAATTGAAACTCAGgaattgcaaaaacttggtagaagcccacgagtcaattgcataTCATGACAAGCTCCAGGTCTTGCATTTTAAATGGTGCCCTGAACTTTGTGTTTTTCCGAATGTGCTCAAGTCAAAAAATCTTCGAGATCTCAAACTTTCCAATTGCCCAAAATTGGAAAGATTCCCCGATATTCTAGATGAACTTAGAGGCCTGAAAAAACTTTCCATACGACATACCTCTTTAAAAGAACTTCCTACATCAATAAAAAATCTTGTCTCTCTAGAGAAAATACATTTAGACATGGGCAAAAACCCTATAAGTCGTCCATCTAACAATTacaagttacaaaaacttcaatGGTTCAAATCTTTTCTCTGCCAAATCATGTTTCCAAACCTTTGGAATTCAGCTGATCCATGCATGAAGATCGGACTTCCAAATTCAAATGTGTCAGACCTTTTAAATTGTAATCTATCCCAAGTAGAGTTTCTTGAGGATCTTTCTTGTTTCCCCTTGTTGAAAATCTTAATTCTGTCGGGGAACAATATTACTAGCCTTTCTACATCCATCAAGCGTGATTGTTTGTCCACATCGTCAATTAGTAAG gaCTTCAAGCAATTGACGTACGTTGAATTGAGTGGGCTGCAACTCGCTGGTTATTATGCCCAACCTCTCATGTGCTCCaaatctcaaaaaattgaaactcaggaattgcaaaaacttggtaGAAGCCCACGAGTCGATTGCAAATCATGA